One Desulfovibrio fairfieldensis genomic window carries:
- a CDS encoding YigZ family protein — protein MTRYPIPAAGPDRPHRTELLIRRSRFLAQCAHTPGPEAARAFVESIRRANADATHNCWAYAAGAPGQTARIGSSDDGEPHGTAGRPMLQVLLHCGIGEICVVVTRWFGGVKLGTGGLVRAYQDSVRENLSTLALAEQVPLAHLDLTLEYAHLDGLRRLLPTFEARITDEDYQATAGLGVSLPEERLAAFLKAVAGMSNGAAVCRVREDG, from the coding sequence ATGACGCGCTACCCCATTCCCGCCGCCGGACCGGACCGGCCCCACCGCACGGAGCTGCTCATCCGCCGCAGCCGCTTTCTGGCCCAATGCGCCCACACGCCGGGTCCGGAGGCGGCACGGGCCTTTGTGGAATCCATCCGCCGCGCCAATGCCGACGCCACTCATAACTGCTGGGCCTACGCGGCGGGCGCGCCGGGGCAGACCGCCCGGATCGGCTCTTCCGACGACGGCGAACCCCACGGCACGGCCGGGCGGCCCATGCTGCAGGTGCTGCTGCACTGCGGCATCGGAGAAATCTGCGTGGTGGTGACGCGCTGGTTCGGCGGCGTCAAGCTGGGCACCGGCGGCCTGGTGCGGGCCTATCAGGATTCGGTACGCGAAAATCTCAGCACGCTGGCGCTGGCCGAACAGGTGCCCCTGGCCCATCTGGATCTCACGCTGGAATACGCCCATCTGGACGGGTTGCGCCGCCTGCTGCCGACGTTTGAGGCCCGGATTACGGATGAGGACTATCAGGCCACCGCCGGTCTGGGGGTGAGCCTGCCGGAGGAGCGCCTGGCGGCTTTCCTCAAAGCCGTGGCCGGAATGAGCAACGGCGCGGCCGTCTGCCGGGTCAGAGAAGACGGCTGA
- a CDS encoding ABC transporter ATP-binding protein, with the protein MAESTTSAAPLLALEDVSRRFLVRRGWFGEPQQLTAVDGVSLGLRRGESLGLVGESGCGKSTLGRLACGLLTPSEGRVLLEGRELPTAGAASWAAGRIQMVFQDPFSSLNPRLSVRASVAEPLAARDMPRAERRRLADEMLATVGLEGMGGRYPHEFSGGQRQRIAVARALITRPDVVICDEPVSALDASVQAQVLNLLRDVQERFSPSYLFISHDLAVVGFICPRILVMYLGQVVEEAPRERLFAGAAHPYSQALLAAMPTGDGESRLPRILEGELPSPLNPPAGCRFHPRCPKAVDICRREPPAWKELAPGWRARCHLL; encoded by the coding sequence ATGGCGGAGAGCACGACTTCCGCAGCCCCGCTGCTCGCCCTGGAGGACGTGAGCCGCCGTTTTCTGGTGCGGCGCGGCTGGTTCGGGGAACCGCAACAGCTTACCGCCGTGGATGGGGTGAGTCTCGGCCTGCGCCGGGGTGAAAGCCTCGGATTGGTGGGCGAATCCGGCTGCGGCAAATCCACACTGGGCCGCCTGGCCTGCGGCCTGCTCACGCCCTCGGAAGGGCGGGTGCTGCTGGAGGGCAGGGAGTTGCCCACGGCGGGTGCTGCCAGCTGGGCCGCCGGGCGGATTCAGATGGTTTTTCAGGACCCCTTTTCCTCGCTCAACCCGCGCCTTTCCGTGCGCGCCTCCGTGGCCGAGCCTCTGGCGGCCCGTGATATGCCCCGCGCCGAGCGCCGCCGTCTGGCGGATGAAATGCTCGCCACCGTGGGCCTGGAAGGCATGGGCGGGCGTTATCCGCATGAATTTTCCGGCGGCCAGCGCCAGCGCATCGCCGTGGCCCGCGCCCTGATCACCAGGCCGGACGTGGTCATCTGCGACGAGCCGGTTTCGGCCCTGGACGCTTCGGTGCAGGCGCAGGTGCTCAATCTGCTGCGCGATGTGCAGGAGCGTTTCAGCCCGTCCTATCTTTTCATTTCGCACGATCTGGCGGTGGTGGGCTTCATCTGCCCGCGCATTCTGGTCATGTATCTGGGCCAGGTGGTGGAGGAGGCCCCGCGCGAACGCCTGTTCGCGGGCGCGGCCCATCCCTACAGCCAGGCCCTGCTGGCCGCCATGCCCACCGGCGACGGAGAAAGCCGCCTGCCCCGGATTCTTGAAGGCGAGCTGCCCAGCCCGCTCAATCCTCCCGCGGGCTGCCGCTTTCACCCGCGTTGCCCCAAAGCCGTGGATATCTGCCGCCGCGAGCCCCCGGCCTGGAAGGAACTTGCCCCCGGCTGGCGGGCGCGCTGCCATCTGTTGTGA
- the speA gene encoding biosynthetic arginine decarboxylase, which translates to MAKNRALQQWRVEDSIELYGIRNWGAGYFNVSDAGEVVVCPQGPKGPQIPLPEIIAGLHERGYDMPVLLRVENILDSRITSIHESFRKAIKTLNYTGEYRGVFPIKVNQQQQVVEKIAQFGAHYHHGLEVGSKAELIAAVSLMRDTEACIVCNGYKDAEFIDLGLQALRLGFNVFFVLEMPGELDVLLERAKVLGVRPNIGVRAKLAVKAGGHWTDSGGERSTFGLSPAQIVDVVDTLKAHDMLDCFRLLHYHLGSQVSNIRDIRTGVMEGARLYVGLVQEGAPMGYLDLGGGLAVDYDGSHTNYISSRNYNLDEYCADVVEAIMSILDEQQVPHPHIITESGRATVAYYSVLLFNILDVSVVEEVQLPDELPEDAPEPVRNLREVLSGISLRNLQECYNDAIYYRDEMRQLFSTGRVNLRQRTLAERFFWAIIMRIAQEKTRLKNVPRDLADIDVSLADIYYGNFSVFQSLPDSWAIDQLFPIMPIHRLKEFPSRQGIISDITCDSDGRIDHFIDPQGMKSTLDLHPLRDGEEYYLGVFLVGAYQETLGDLHNLMGDTNVVSIRASEDGSYEYVREIRGDSVADILSYVEYDPRRILEDLRSTAEQAVRQGRISPSERFAVMQAFEDGLRGYTYFER; encoded by the coding sequence TTGGCCAAAAACCGCGCATTGCAACAGTGGCGGGTGGAAGATTCCATCGAACTTTACGGCATCCGCAACTGGGGCGCCGGCTATTTCAATGTTTCGGACGCGGGCGAAGTGGTCGTCTGCCCGCAGGGCCCCAAGGGCCCCCAGATTCCCCTGCCGGAAATCATCGCCGGTCTGCATGAGCGCGGCTATGACATGCCCGTGCTGCTGCGGGTGGAAAATATTCTGGATTCGCGCATTACCAGTATCCACGAATCATTCCGCAAAGCCATCAAAACCCTGAATTATACCGGCGAGTACCGGGGGGTGTTCCCCATCAAGGTCAACCAGCAGCAGCAGGTAGTGGAAAAAATCGCCCAGTTCGGGGCGCACTACCATCACGGGCTGGAAGTGGGTTCCAAGGCCGAACTCATCGCCGCCGTCTCCCTGATGCGCGACACCGAGGCCTGCATCGTCTGCAACGGCTACAAGGACGCGGAATTCATCGACCTGGGCCTCCAGGCCCTGCGCCTGGGTTTCAACGTCTTTTTCGTTCTGGAAATGCCCGGCGAGCTGGACGTGCTGCTGGAGCGCGCCAAGGTGCTGGGCGTGCGCCCCAACATCGGGGTACGGGCCAAGCTGGCGGTCAAGGCGGGCGGCCACTGGACGGATTCCGGCGGGGAGCGTTCCACCTTCGGCCTGTCCCCGGCCCAGATCGTGGACGTGGTGGACACCCTCAAAGCCCACGACATGCTGGACTGCTTCCGTTTGCTGCACTACCACCTGGGCTCGCAGGTTTCCAACATCCGGGACATCCGCACCGGGGTCATGGAAGGCGCGCGCCTGTACGTGGGCCTGGTGCAGGAAGGCGCGCCCATGGGCTATCTGGACCTGGGCGGCGGTCTGGCCGTGGACTACGACGGCTCGCACACCAATTACATTTCCTCGCGCAACTACAACCTGGACGAATACTGCGCTGACGTGGTGGAAGCCATCATGAGCATCCTGGACGAGCAGCAGGTGCCGCATCCGCACATCATCACCGAGTCGGGCCGGGCCACGGTGGCCTATTATTCCGTGCTGCTCTTCAATATTCTGGACGTGAGCGTGGTGGAGGAAGTGCAGCTGCCCGACGAGCTGCCCGAGGACGCGCCGGAACCGGTGCGCAACCTGCGCGAGGTTCTGTCCGGCATTTCCCTGCGCAATCTTCAGGAATGCTACAACGACGCCATTTATTACCGCGATGAAATGCGCCAGCTCTTTTCCACGGGCCGGGTCAATCTGCGCCAGCGCACCCTGGCCGAGCGCTTCTTCTGGGCCATCATCATGCGCATCGCCCAGGAAAAAACCCGGCTCAAGAACGTGCCCCGCGATCTGGCGGACATCGACGTGAGCCTGGCGGACATCTATTACGGCAACTTCAGCGTGTTCCAGTCCCTGCCCGACTCCTGGGCCATTGACCAGCTCTTTCCCATCATGCCCATACACCGGCTCAAGGAATTCCCCTCGCGCCAAGGCATTATTTCGGACATCACCTGCGATTCCGACGGCCGCATCGACCACTTCATCGACCCGCAGGGCATGAAATCCACCCTGGACCTGCATCCCCTGCGCGACGGCGAGGAATATTATCTGGGTGTCTTTCTGGTGGGGGCCTACCAGGAAACCCTGGGCGATCTGCACAATCTGATGGGCGACACCAACGTGGTCTCCATCCGGGCCTCGGAGGACGGCAGCTATGAATACGTGCGCGAAATCCGCGGCGATTCCGTGGCCGACATCCTGAGCTACGTGGAATATGACCCGCGCCGCATCCTGGAGGATCTGCGCAGCACCGCCGAGCAGGCCGTGCGCCAGGGCCGCATCTCGCCCAGCGAGCGCTTCGCCGTCATGCAGGCTTTTGAGGACGGCCTGCGCGGCTATACCTATTTTGAGAGGTAG
- a CDS encoding cupin domain-containing protein: MHATKILMNPEELIAHFALAPHPEGGFYRRTYCSSGTIPQAALPPGFAGPRPFGTAILFLLREGDYSRLHRIRQDEIWHFYLGGPLRLALLGPDGAAREVMLGQKPLDGQHLQYAVPAGFWFGATPCPGSGFSLVGCSVSPGFDFADLKLGRRKELLATFPAAAACIREFCPAKDSEAD, from the coding sequence TTGCACGCTACTAAAATTCTGATGAACCCCGAAGAGCTGATCGCCCATTTCGCGCTTGCCCCCCATCCGGAAGGCGGTTTTTACCGCCGCACGTATTGCAGCAGCGGCACTATTCCTCAGGCCGCCCTGCCGCCGGGCTTTGCCGGGCCGCGCCCGTTCGGCACGGCCATCCTCTTCCTGTTGCGCGAAGGCGACTATTCCCGCCTGCATCGCATCCGGCAGGACGAGATCTGGCATTTTTATCTGGGCGGCCCCCTGCGTCTGGCCCTGCTGGGGCCGGACGGCGCGGCGCGGGAAGTCATGCTGGGGCAGAAGCCTTTGGACGGCCAGCACCTCCAGTACGCCGTGCCCGCCGGTTTCTGGTTCGGGGCCACGCCCTGCCCCGGTTCCGGCTTTTCCCTGGTGGGCTGTAGCGTATCGCCGGGCTTTGACTTCGCGGACCTGAAGTTGGGCCGCAGAAAAGAACTGCTGGCCACATTTCCGGCGGCCGCGGCCTGCATCCGCGAATTCTGCCCGGCAAAAGACAGCGAAGCGGACTGA
- a CDS encoding efflux RND transporter periplasmic adaptor subunit: protein MKHFSRWCLILLPLLAALLNACSGDDGKTVGPPPAPVHVQSVARADVPRLLHVVGNVKASATVGVKPRVTGEIQEVHFKEGQDVRAGESLISIDPRPFEAALREKRGLLAKSQAQLSKANDDMRRYGKLVGGGYVSREAYEQTATEAAALKATVQSDKAAVESAALDLSYCTVTAPISGRVGALNVDKGNMIKTTDDTPIVTIDTLSPIYVNFSVPEVHLPVILERMRRGSVSITATPAGGTVENGLLTLVDNSVDTRTGTIRLRGSFENEDRRLWPGQFVEVELPLGMAPKALTVPSRAVQSGREESYVYLVDKDSRAVYRKVKVLFEHQGASVVEGELAEGDRVVVDGQVRLVPGVAVRIQGSAE from the coding sequence ATGAAGCATTTTTCGCGCTGGTGTCTGATCCTGCTGCCGTTGCTGGCGGCCCTTCTGAACGCCTGTTCCGGCGACGACGGCAAGACCGTCGGCCCGCCGCCCGCTCCCGTGCATGTGCAGAGCGTGGCGCGCGCCGACGTGCCGCGCCTCTTGCACGTGGTGGGCAATGTCAAAGCCTCGGCCACCGTGGGCGTCAAGCCACGGGTCACGGGCGAAATTCAGGAAGTCCATTTCAAGGAAGGTCAGGACGTGCGGGCAGGGGAGTCCCTGATCAGCATCGACCCGCGCCCCTTTGAGGCCGCCCTGCGTGAAAAGCGCGGTCTGCTGGCAAAATCCCAGGCCCAGCTGAGCAAAGCCAATGACGACATGCGCCGCTACGGCAAGCTGGTGGGCGGCGGCTATGTGAGCCGCGAGGCCTATGAGCAGACCGCTACCGAGGCGGCGGCCCTCAAGGCCACGGTGCAGTCGGACAAGGCGGCTGTGGAAAGCGCGGCCCTGGATCTTTCCTACTGCACGGTGACCGCGCCCATCAGCGGCCGGGTCGGCGCGCTCAATGTGGACAAGGGCAATATGATCAAAACCACGGACGACACGCCCATTGTGACCATCGACACCCTTTCGCCCATTTATGTGAATTTTTCCGTGCCCGAGGTCCATCTGCCGGTGATTCTGGAGCGCATGCGCCGGGGGAGCGTGTCCATCACGGCCACCCCTGCGGGCGGGACAGTGGAAAACGGCCTGCTGACCTTGGTGGACAACAGCGTGGACACGCGTACCGGCACCATTCGTTTGCGCGGCAGCTTTGAAAATGAGGACCGCCGCCTCTGGCCCGGTCAGTTCGTGGAAGTGGAACTGCCCCTGGGCATGGCCCCCAAAGCCCTGACCGTGCCCAGCCGCGCCGTGCAGTCCGGCCGCGAGGAATCCTACGTCTATCTGGTGGATAAGGACAGTCGCGCCGTCTACCGCAAGGTCAAGGTTCTTTTCGAGCATCAGGGCGCCAGCGTTGTGGAAGGCGAACTGGCCGAGGGCGACCGGGTGGTGGTGGACGGCCAGGTGCGTCTGGTGCCAGGGGTGGCGGTGCGGATTCAGGGAAGCGCTGAGTAA
- a CDS encoding radical SAM protein, which produces MKFCLNLCNDINFEPDAVQPCCNVHAIAVPRFPFTGGRLDMAAYARHIQNVVEQLQKGGAVCRGCPECIEINAPQDSAARLLFRSVSINMHRHLCNCRCVYCDLWRGHGAGYAILPVLRSLEEQKVLRRDCFFSWGGGEPGILPDFEEASQWILHNGWPQYVHTNALRFSPAIAALLRDGKGGVNVSLDSASPEVYRAVKGVDGFTRVTANIERYRAAAREAGLIHLKYIIFEKNNAVAELERFFALCRALDVTSVQFSLNFQELNGAGPAPKTLLGAAFFRHRAASLGMACVPFFIPKRWLSVIDELEQRHFSGAVERSLP; this is translated from the coding sequence ATGAAATTCTGTCTGAATCTCTGCAATGACATTAATTTTGAGCCGGATGCGGTGCAGCCCTGCTGCAATGTGCACGCCATTGCCGTGCCGCGCTTTCCTTTTACGGGCGGCAGGCTGGATATGGCCGCCTACGCCAGGCATATCCAGAATGTCGTGGAGCAATTGCAGAAAGGGGGCGCAGTGTGCCGGGGCTGTCCGGAATGTATCGAGATTAACGCGCCGCAGGATTCAGCCGCGCGGCTGCTGTTCAGGTCGGTCAGCATCAATATGCACAGGCATTTGTGCAATTGCCGATGCGTGTACTGCGATTTGTGGCGAGGCCACGGCGCGGGTTACGCCATTCTGCCTGTGCTCCGGAGCCTTGAAGAGCAGAAAGTCTTGCGCCGGGATTGCTTTTTCAGCTGGGGCGGCGGCGAACCGGGCATCCTGCCGGATTTTGAGGAAGCCAGCCAATGGATTCTGCATAACGGCTGGCCGCAATACGTGCATACCAACGCCTTGCGTTTTTCCCCGGCCATTGCCGCTCTGCTGCGGGACGGCAAGGGCGGCGTCAACGTCAGTCTGGACAGCGCCTCGCCGGAAGTCTACCGGGCGGTCAAGGGGGTGGACGGTTTCACACGGGTGACCGCCAATATTGAACGCTACCGGGCGGCGGCCCGCGAGGCCGGACTCATCCATCTCAAGTACATCATTTTTGAAAAGAACAACGCCGTCGCGGAACTGGAACGCTTTTTCGCCCTTTGCCGGGCGCTGGACGTCACCTCCGTGCAGTTTTCCCTTAATTTTCAGGAGTTGAACGGCGCGGGGCCCGCCCCCAAGACGCTGCTCGGGGCGGCTTTTTTCCGGCACCGGGCCGCGTCGCTGGGCATGGCCTGCGTGCCGTTTTTTATTCCCAAGCGCTGGTTGTCCGTCATTGACGAACTGGAACAGCGGCACTTTTCCGGAGCCGTGGAGCGCTCCTTGCCCTAA
- a CDS encoding rubrerythrin family protein — protein sequence MSKTQENLMAAFAGESQANRKYLAFAQVADKEGLPQVAKLFRAAAAAETIHAHAHLKNAGKIGDTAANLQSALEGETYEFTKMYPEMIKDAEAEGKTAVAKYFEFANKVEEVHANLYKKAIANPSALANVDYYVCKICGYTHEGPCEACPVCGAGAAAFFKVEECCK from the coding sequence ATGAGCAAGACCCAGGAAAATTTGATGGCCGCTTTCGCCGGTGAGTCCCAGGCCAACCGCAAATATCTTGCTTTCGCCCAGGTGGCCGACAAGGAAGGCCTGCCTCAGGTCGCCAAGCTGTTCCGCGCTGCCGCCGCCGCTGAAACCATTCACGCCCACGCGCATCTCAAGAACGCGGGCAAGATCGGCGACACGGCCGCCAATCTGCAGTCCGCTCTGGAAGGTGAAACCTACGAATTCACCAAGATGTATCCCGAAATGATCAAGGACGCCGAGGCCGAAGGCAAGACCGCCGTTGCCAAGTATTTTGAATTCGCCAACAAGGTGGAAGAAGTGCACGCCAATCTGTACAAGAAGGCCATTGCCAATCCTTCCGCTCTTGCCAATGTGGACTACTACGTCTGCAAGATCTGCGGCTACACCCACGAAGGCCCCTGTGAAGCCTGTCCCGTGTGCGGCGCGGGCGCGGCGGCTTTCTTCAAAGTGGAAGAATGCTGCAAGTAA
- the cobT gene encoding nicotinate-nucleotide--dimethylbenzimidazole phosphoribosyltransferase, translating into MDKKISFTSADLEALFPGLRIEAVRREDLDAAQAHLDNLTKPRGSLGRLEELAARLYAMSGGRLPLSVSPALMLTVAGDHGVAARGVSPFPQAVTRQMVMNFCNGGAAVNVLCRCGGLDLRVVDAGCAGGPFAPHPMLLDRRLGDGTADMSRGPAMSRETCLHGLRLGLELAAGAAREGYRCLGTGEMGIANSTAGTALYCALLGLEPEDITGPGAGSDPAMVRHKAGIVREALRVNAATLASADPVTILAAVGGFEIAVMSGIMLGAASQRLPVLVDGFICSAAYVAALAICPDLAGYAVLSHASAEPGHGPALARLDSGVSGGMSGEPLLHLNMRLGEGTGGALAYHLLRGAAAVYNEMATFSSAGVDERTA; encoded by the coding sequence ATGGACAAGAAAATCAGTTTTACTTCGGCGGATCTGGAAGCGCTTTTCCCCGGACTGCGCATTGAGGCCGTGCGCCGGGAAGATCTGGACGCGGCCCAGGCCCATCTGGACAATCTGACCAAGCCGCGCGGCAGCCTGGGACGGCTGGAAGAACTGGCCGCCCGCCTGTACGCCATGAGCGGGGGGCGGCTGCCCCTTTCGGTCAGTCCGGCCCTGATGCTGACCGTGGCCGGAGACCACGGCGTGGCCGCCCGGGGGGTTTCGCCCTTTCCCCAGGCCGTGACCAGGCAGATGGTCATGAATTTCTGCAACGGCGGGGCGGCGGTCAACGTGCTTTGCCGTTGCGGGGGACTGGATCTGCGGGTGGTGGACGCCGGTTGCGCGGGCGGCCCGTTTGCGCCGCACCCCATGCTTCTGGACCGCCGCCTGGGCGACGGCACCGCGGATATGAGCCGGGGCCCGGCCATGAGCCGCGAAACCTGCCTGCACGGCTTGCGGCTGGGTCTGGAGCTGGCCGCCGGTGCGGCCCGTGAGGGCTACCGCTGCCTGGGCACGGGCGAGATGGGCATCGCCAATTCCACGGCGGGCACGGCCCTGTACTGCGCCTTGCTGGGCCTGGAGCCCGAAGATATCACCGGCCCCGGCGCGGGTTCCGATCCGGCCATGGTCCGGCACAAGGCGGGCATTGTGCGCGAGGCCCTGCGCGTTAACGCCGCCACCCTGGCCTCCGCCGATCCGGTAACTATTCTGGCCGCCGTGGGCGGCTTTGAAATCGCTGTCATGAGCGGCATCATGCTGGGCGCGGCCTCGCAGCGCCTGCCCGTGTTGGTGGACGGCTTTATCTGCAGCGCGGCCTATGTTGCGGCCCTGGCGATCTGTCCGGACCTGGCGGGATATGCCGTGCTGTCCCACGCCTCGGCCGAACCGGGCCACGGCCCGGCGCTGGCCCGCCTGGATAGCGGGGTGTCCGGGGGGATGTCCGGCGAACCCCTGCTGCACCTGAACATGCGCCTGGGCGAGGGCACGGGCGGGGCCCTGGCCTACCATCTGCTGCGCGGCGCGGCGGCCGTCTATAATGAAATGGCGACCTTCAGCTCGGCGGGCGTTGATGAGAGGACGGCGTAA